A region from the Myxococcus stipitatus genome encodes:
- a CDS encoding L-erythro-3,5-diaminohexanoate dehydrogenase, with product MSNDLYGLSRVVGEKGVLPQRAKKLDPSLPCRESEVLIDVESLNIDAASFKQIKGEVGGDAKRIGERIQEIVRERGKMQNPVTGSGGMLIGRVKELGAKSPAREQLSVGDRIATLVSLTLTPLVIEEVKAVHADIDRVDIRGHALLFASGIYAKLPSDIPDTLALAALDVCGAPALVARHVRPGMTVAVLGAGKSGALCLAQARRNLESRGKLIALDVSQAALDTLSSIGLCDVALKVDATQGVDVMEAVSQATGGQLCDLVVNCASVGNTEMATILSVKDGGTAIFFSMATSFTAAALGAEGVGKDVTMVVGNGYVPGHASLTLALLRTEPALLQLFATRYV from the coding sequence ATGAGCAACGACCTCTACGGGCTGTCTCGCGTGGTCGGCGAGAAGGGCGTGCTGCCTCAGCGCGCGAAGAAGCTGGACCCTTCGCTGCCGTGTCGCGAGTCCGAGGTGCTCATCGACGTGGAGAGCCTCAACATCGACGCCGCGTCGTTCAAGCAGATCAAGGGCGAGGTGGGCGGGGACGCGAAGCGCATCGGCGAGCGCATCCAGGAGATCGTCCGCGAGCGGGGGAAGATGCAGAACCCCGTCACGGGCTCGGGCGGCATGCTCATCGGTCGCGTGAAGGAGCTTGGCGCGAAGAGCCCGGCGCGCGAGCAGCTGAGCGTGGGAGACCGCATCGCCACCCTGGTGAGCCTGACGCTCACGCCGCTCGTCATCGAGGAGGTGAAGGCGGTCCACGCGGACATCGACCGCGTCGACATCCGGGGGCACGCGCTGCTGTTCGCCAGCGGCATCTACGCCAAGCTCCCGTCGGACATCCCGGACACGCTGGCGCTGGCGGCGCTGGACGTCTGTGGGGCGCCCGCGCTGGTGGCCCGGCACGTGCGTCCCGGGATGACGGTCGCGGTGCTGGGGGCGGGCAAGAGCGGAGCGCTGTGCCTGGCGCAGGCGCGCCGCAACCTGGAGAGCCGGGGCAAGCTCATCGCGCTGGACGTGTCCCAGGCCGCGCTCGACACGCTGTCGTCCATTGGCCTGTGTGACGTGGCGCTGAAGGTGGACGCGACGCAGGGCGTGGATGTGATGGAGGCGGTGAGCCAGGCGACGGGCGGTCAGCTGTGCGACCTCGTCGTCAACTGCGCCAGCGTGGGGAACACGGAGATGGCCACCATCCTGTCGGTCAAGGACGGCGGTACGGCCATCTTCTTCTCGATGGCGACCAGCTTCACGGCCGCGGCGCTCGGCGCGGAGGGCGTGGGCAAGGACGTCACGATGGTCGTGGGCAACGGCTACGTGCCCGGACATGCCTCGCTGACGCTCGCGTTGCTGCGCACGGAGCCCGCGCTCCTCCAGCTCTTCGCCACCCGCTACGTCTGA
- a CDS encoding ankyrin repeat domain-containing protein: MFRKLLMGAIGLLVLVGGVLTVAWWSLRAEPAPQGRLLATSEAERYLLAAARVGDTEIVTGLIQAGTPVEARNERGFSPLILAAYHGHIDTVRALLAAGADACAGDNHGNTALMGAAFKGYADIVALLNQQPCAVDQTNTFGQTALMFASLFGREEVVEALRKQGASPDARDASGRSASDWARTQQPQAPVAPAPEAAATR; this comes from the coding sequence CAAGCTGTTGATGGGAGCCATCGGCCTGCTGGTGCTCGTCGGCGGAGTCCTCACCGTCGCGTGGTGGTCCCTGCGCGCCGAGCCCGCCCCCCAGGGGCGCCTGCTGGCCACGAGCGAGGCGGAGCGCTACCTGCTCGCCGCCGCCCGGGTCGGCGACACGGAGATCGTCACCGGGCTCATCCAGGCCGGCACGCCCGTGGAGGCCCGCAACGAGCGCGGCTTCTCGCCCCTCATCCTCGCCGCCTATCACGGCCACATCGACACCGTGCGCGCGCTGCTCGCGGCGGGCGCGGACGCGTGCGCGGGCGACAACCACGGGAACACCGCGCTGATGGGCGCCGCCTTCAAGGGCTACGCCGACATCGTCGCGCTGCTCAACCAACAGCCGTGCGCCGTGGACCAGACCAACACGTTCGGCCAGACGGCGCTGATGTTCGCCTCGCTCTTCGGCCGCGAGGAGGTGGTCGAGGCGCTGCGCAAGCAGGGAGCCTCCCCGGACGCCCGCGACGCCAGCGGCCGAAGCGCCAGCGACTGGGCACGGACCCAGCAACCCCAGGCCCCCGTGGCGCCCGCCCCCGAAGCCGCGGCCACGCGTTGA
- a CDS encoding uracil-DNA glycosylase yields MNDDSPEASLDMSAVLEDVRRHLLWQEDAAGRVLMIDAKAAAELQRLTPSLRSRFSRPPSEPTQAPAPVAPPASLRPAAPPEPTADRAAPPPTRPLEPSVRPPAPVAAPPSRPGPPPAAGMSRAPAARPPAPGMLLDVPPQAARASAALPGVVDGERPTLDQVRRELGDCRRCKLCSGRKNIVFGSGNPRAQLVFVGEGPGENEDLQGVPFVGAAGELLTKMIEAMGFRRDDVYICNVVKCRPPGNRNPEPDEIEACEPFLRAQLAAIQPKVVVALGKFAAQTLLRDSTPITRMRGNWRVYEGIQLMPTFHPAYLLRNPAEKRNAWADLQAVMKVFGKNPGSRT; encoded by the coding sequence GTGAACGACGACTCGCCCGAAGCCTCGCTGGACATGAGCGCCGTGCTCGAGGACGTCCGCCGTCACCTGCTCTGGCAGGAGGACGCGGCCGGCCGGGTGCTGATGATCGACGCGAAGGCGGCGGCCGAGCTGCAGCGCCTGACGCCGTCCCTGCGCTCTCGCTTCTCGCGGCCCCCTTCGGAGCCCACCCAGGCCCCCGCGCCCGTCGCTCCGCCGGCCAGCTTGCGCCCGGCCGCTCCACCCGAGCCCACGGCGGACCGCGCGGCCCCACCGCCCACGAGGCCCCTGGAGCCGTCCGTTCGTCCGCCCGCGCCGGTGGCGGCGCCCCCGTCGCGTCCAGGCCCCCCGCCCGCGGCGGGGATGAGCCGCGCGCCGGCCGCGCGTCCCCCCGCTCCAGGCATGCTGCTCGACGTGCCCCCCCAGGCGGCGCGAGCGTCCGCCGCCCTCCCCGGAGTGGTGGATGGCGAGCGTCCGACGCTGGACCAGGTCCGGCGCGAGCTGGGGGATTGCCGTCGCTGCAAGCTGTGCTCGGGGCGGAAGAACATCGTGTTCGGGTCGGGAAACCCCCGCGCGCAGCTCGTCTTCGTGGGCGAGGGTCCGGGTGAGAACGAGGACCTGCAGGGTGTGCCCTTCGTGGGCGCGGCGGGCGAGCTGCTGACGAAGATGATCGAGGCGATGGGGTTCCGCCGCGACGACGTCTACATCTGCAACGTGGTGAAGTGCCGTCCTCCGGGCAACCGCAACCCGGAGCCCGACGAAATCGAGGCGTGCGAGCCGTTCCTGCGCGCCCAACTGGCGGCCATCCAGCCCAAGGTGGTGGTGGCGCTGGGCAAGTTCGCGGCGCAGACGCTGCTGCGCGACTCGACGCCCATCACGCGCATGCGTGGCAACTGGCGGGTCTACGAGGGCATCCAGCTCATGCCCACGTTCCACCCCGCGTACCTGCTCCGCAACCCGGCGGAGAAGCGCAACGCGTGGGCGGACCTGCAAGCGGTGATGAAGGTATTCGGCAAGAACCCGGGCTCGCGCACCTAG
- a CDS encoding carboxypeptidase regulatory-like domain-containing protein, with the protein MRKGILIGVALALVALGATWLWSRPGADSRAAVASRGPSSVSKGLPDFAAVEVSSGEREGLSLTGRVLDPSGRPVADAEVFLAASAERTLVDVRCDECGQALLSCQAHETALHTLAFFEQQRGFLTPRATARTDGEGRFRFAHLVGVSFSVWARAPGLGVASRDRAAPGDPVELFLPPLRSLRGQVVDEAGQPVRSARVHAVSRKVPLPFEAESGADGSFSLEGLGEGPFYVLAMAEGYVPAVEAQVEAGSQPVRLRLTPARTLEVRVVRDGKPAAATVRLRADHLSRELRTEGELVRFTGLYPDELVVTAEAPGLGSIPRTLTLDARVTQVTLQLEVAGKLLVTVVDEEGQPVPNPQLVLLTAHGDLVRSEKGATGTLVELGPLAAGDYLLEGRAEGFREAQVPARVGPGETSVELELQRATIITGRVMDQYGRPAPRVSVLVQPTGEAVLADEDGNFVAQVPSAGLYELHAHHSEWGGGQLKVTAPATGVELSLEPHAALEVTVTSSGRRVEGADVVLWVDQEGIFRSDRSSGPDGVVPMRGLPEGTYTMVASHPDHQPSERRQVTVVEGQTLKLEAELKPGAPLTGDVQDTEGAPVSGVSLLVVPRGAEPVQSDARGHFEFRSLRPDRGYRVEAKHPGYDQVERAEGKAGGPPVKVVLKKRDVYRGRVVGSDGAVVRRFRVDEHHVDHPEGQFELPLPTAGERVIAAVDAPGYEPLMVDRPATQNDLGELVLEKLPSVSGLVKDAGGGPVPDAVVTCEVCEESVLTGPDGRFTLASPPYVARYAVTARKGRLSGTQQVERGARGPLELTLRQATRLSGRVFLAGGQPAAGIEVAAMNGDRGEPLTLVTGPDGSYSVDAAPGSYRFMLGAGREFSGEPAIVVQVSGEQMRLDLGPAPGTASLTVQLKPERGKALWVVAGELPPLGASPSQELLRSRWAQLVYQPRSEQVVVTGLAPGRYTVVWGAFHVETPGGPEVRVVDVPSRGELSLVR; encoded by the coding sequence ATGCGCAAGGGGATCCTCATAGGAGTGGCGCTGGCCCTGGTGGCGCTCGGAGCGACGTGGCTCTGGAGCCGCCCGGGGGCGGACTCGCGAGCGGCGGTGGCCTCGCGAGGTCCATCCTCCGTGTCCAAGGGCCTGCCGGACTTCGCCGCGGTGGAGGTCTCCTCGGGCGAACGGGAGGGGCTGTCGCTCACGGGCCGCGTCCTGGACCCCTCGGGGCGTCCGGTGGCGGACGCGGAGGTCTTCCTCGCCGCGAGCGCCGAGCGGACGCTGGTGGACGTGCGCTGCGACGAATGTGGCCAGGCCCTGCTGTCCTGTCAGGCGCACGAGACGGCGCTCCACACGCTCGCCTTCTTCGAGCAGCAGCGGGGCTTCCTCACGCCGCGCGCGACCGCGCGGACCGACGGCGAGGGGCGCTTCCGCTTCGCGCACCTGGTGGGGGTCTCCTTCTCCGTCTGGGCCAGGGCCCCGGGGCTGGGCGTCGCGTCGAGGGATCGCGCCGCGCCGGGAGACCCGGTGGAGCTGTTCCTGCCGCCGCTGCGGAGCCTGCGGGGCCAGGTGGTGGACGAGGCGGGGCAGCCGGTCCGGTCCGCCCGCGTGCACGCGGTGTCCCGCAAGGTGCCGCTGCCGTTCGAGGCGGAGTCGGGGGCCGACGGGAGCTTCTCCCTGGAGGGGCTGGGCGAGGGACCGTTCTACGTCCTCGCGATGGCGGAGGGATACGTGCCTGCCGTGGAGGCGCAGGTGGAGGCGGGCTCGCAGCCCGTGCGCCTGCGGCTCACCCCGGCCCGGACGCTGGAGGTCCGCGTCGTGCGCGACGGGAAGCCCGCGGCGGCCACGGTGCGGCTGCGCGCCGACCACCTCTCCCGCGAGCTGCGCACGGAAGGGGAGCTGGTTCGCTTCACCGGCCTCTATCCGGACGAGCTGGTGGTGACCGCGGAGGCGCCCGGGCTGGGCTCGATTCCGCGCACGCTGACGCTCGACGCGCGCGTCACGCAGGTGACGCTGCAGCTGGAGGTCGCGGGCAAGCTGCTCGTCACGGTGGTGGACGAGGAGGGGCAGCCGGTCCCCAACCCCCAGCTCGTCCTGCTCACCGCGCACGGCGACCTGGTGCGCAGCGAGAAGGGGGCCACCGGGACGCTCGTCGAATTGGGCCCGCTGGCGGCCGGCGACTATCTGTTGGAGGGCCGGGCGGAGGGCTTCCGCGAGGCCCAGGTGCCGGCCCGCGTGGGGCCGGGCGAGACGTCGGTGGAGCTGGAGCTCCAGCGGGCGACGATCATCACCGGCCGGGTCATGGACCAGTATGGTCGACCGGCGCCGCGTGTGTCGGTGCTCGTCCAGCCCACCGGGGAGGCGGTCCTCGCGGACGAGGACGGCAACTTCGTGGCGCAGGTGCCGTCGGCGGGGCTGTACGAACTGCACGCGCACCACTCCGAGTGGGGCGGTGGGCAGCTGAAGGTCACGGCGCCGGCGACCGGCGTCGAGCTGTCGCTGGAGCCGCATGCCGCGTTGGAGGTGACGGTGACGTCCTCGGGCCGGCGCGTCGAGGGCGCGGACGTGGTGCTCTGGGTGGACCAGGAGGGCATCTTCCGCAGCGACCGCTCCTCGGGACCGGACGGAGTGGTGCCCATGCGAGGTCTGCCGGAGGGCACGTACACGATGGTGGCCTCGCACCCGGACCATCAGCCGTCGGAGCGTCGGCAGGTGACGGTGGTGGAGGGGCAGACGCTGAAGCTCGAGGCGGAGCTGAAGCCCGGGGCGCCGCTGACGGGCGACGTGCAGGACACGGAGGGCGCGCCCGTGTCGGGCGTCTCCCTGCTCGTGGTGCCGCGCGGCGCGGAGCCGGTGCAGAGCGACGCGCGCGGGCACTTCGAGTTCCGTTCGCTCCGGCCGGATCGCGGCTACCGCGTGGAGGCGAAGCACCCGGGCTACGACCAGGTGGAGCGCGCCGAGGGCAAGGCGGGCGGTCCTCCCGTGAAGGTGGTGTTGAAGAAGCGGGACGTCTACCGGGGCCGCGTCGTGGGGAGCGACGGAGCCGTCGTCCGGCGCTTCCGCGTGGACGAGCACCACGTGGACCATCCCGAAGGGCAGTTCGAGCTGCCGTTGCCCACGGCGGGAGAGCGCGTCATCGCGGCGGTGGACGCGCCGGGCTACGAGCCGCTCATGGTGGACCGGCCGGCGACGCAGAACGACCTGGGTGAGCTGGTGCTGGAGAAGCTGCCCAGCGTCTCCGGCCTGGTGAAGGACGCGGGCGGCGGCCCCGTCCCGGACGCCGTCGTCACGTGCGAGGTCTGCGAGGAGTCGGTGCTGACGGGGCCGGATGGCCGGTTCACGCTGGCCAGCCCTCCCTATGTCGCGCGCTACGCGGTGACGGCGCGCAAGGGGCGCTTGAGCGGGACGCAGCAGGTGGAGCGCGGGGCGCGCGGGCCGCTGGAGCTGACGCTGCGACAGGCGACGCGGTTGAGCGGGCGGGTGTTCCTCGCGGGAGGCCAGCCCGCGGCGGGCATCGAGGTGGCGGCGATGAATGGCGACCGGGGCGAGCCGCTGACGCTGGTGACGGGGCCGGATGGTTCGTACTCCGTGGACGCGGCGCCGGGCAGCTACCGCTTCATGCTGGGCGCGGGGCGGGAGTTCTCCGGCGAGCCGGCCATCGTGGTGCAGGTCTCCGGGGAGCAGATGCGCCTGGACCTGGGCCCGGCGCCGGGGACGGCCTCGCTCACCGTGCAGCTCAAGCCCGAGCGCGGCAAGGCGCTGTGGGTCGTCGCGGGAGAGCTCCCCCCGTTGGGGGCGTCGCCCTCGCAGGAGCTGCTGCGCTCGCGCTGGGCGCAGCTGGTCTACCAGCCCCGGTCCGAGCAGGTGGTGGTCACCGGGCTCGCGCCCGGGCGCTACACCGTGGTGTGGGGCGCCTTCCACGTGGAGACGCCCGGAGGGCCCGAGGTGCGCGTGGTGGACGTCCCCTCCCGGGGGGAGCTGTCGTTGGTCCGGTAG
- a CDS encoding alpha/beta hydrolase gives MKGLLETREVHSPALESNPLGDPARRRLTVYLPPGYGEGDRRYPTAYFLHAFGNSGGTWTNASGFGLTVPERLDALIESGAVPPVVGVFPDGWTSLGGSQWINSDAIGRYRDYLAKDVVGFVDRTFRTLPKAAARAVLGHSSGGYGALVMGRYHPELFSHLGAHSADAYFEYCYLPDLPKAAGSLLKSGGVEAWQTEFRKRVRETKMRGDDFPVVNTLAMAAAYSPKKGEPLNLELPFDAQTGRLKLDVWNRWLVHDPVRFVPKFLDAFKKLKTLFLDCGTRDEFNIRWGTRMLADDLKNAGLELVHEEFEDGHSGVSYRFERSLAVLLPRLARE, from the coding sequence ATGAAGGGATTGCTGGAGACGCGCGAGGTGCACTCGCCCGCGCTGGAGTCCAACCCGCTGGGCGACCCGGCGCGGCGGCGGCTCACCGTGTACCTGCCGCCGGGCTACGGGGAGGGGGACCGGCGTTATCCGACCGCCTACTTCCTGCACGCCTTCGGCAACAGCGGGGGCACGTGGACGAACGCGTCCGGCTTCGGCCTCACCGTGCCGGAGCGGCTCGACGCGCTCATCGAGTCCGGCGCGGTGCCGCCGGTGGTGGGGGTGTTCCCCGACGGCTGGACGTCGCTCGGCGGGAGCCAGTGGATCAACAGCGACGCCATCGGCCGCTATCGCGACTACCTGGCCAAGGACGTGGTGGGCTTCGTGGACCGCACGTTCCGCACGCTGCCCAAGGCGGCGGCGCGCGCGGTGCTGGGGCACAGCTCCGGCGGCTACGGCGCGTTGGTGATGGGGCGCTATCACCCGGAGCTGTTCTCGCACCTGGGCGCGCACTCGGCGGATGCCTACTTCGAGTACTGCTATCTGCCGGACCTGCCGAAGGCCGCGGGCTCGCTGCTGAAGTCCGGTGGCGTGGAGGCGTGGCAGACCGAGTTCCGCAAGCGCGTGCGCGAGACGAAGATGCGCGGCGACGACTTCCCGGTGGTGAACACGCTCGCGATGGCCGCCGCGTACTCTCCGAAGAAGGGGGAGCCGCTCAACCTGGAGCTGCCCTTCGACGCGCAGACGGGCCGGTTGAAGCTGGACGTGTGGAACCGGTGGCTGGTCCATGACCCGGTGCGCTTCGTGCCCAAGTTCCTGGACGCCTTCAAGAAGCTCAAGACGCTCTTCCTCGACTGTGGCACGCGCGACGAGTTCAACATCCGCTGGGGCACGCGCATGCTCGCCGACGACCTCAAGAACGCGGGCCTCGAGCTGGTGCACGAGGAGTTCGAGGACGGGCATTCGGGCGTGTCCTACCGCTTCGAGCGGTCGCTCGCGGTGCTGCTGCCCCGGCTCGCGCGGGAATAG
- the coaBC gene encoding bifunctional phosphopantothenoylcysteine decarboxylase/phosphopantothenate--cysteine ligase CoaBC: MDASALKGRRIIVGVGGGIAAYKACELVRELGRAGAEVRVAMTEAARQFVTPLTFQALSGHPVLTDYFDPSQEGNFGHLDLARWAEAFVVAPATADLLARLRAGMANDAVTTSLLAFRGPVVLAPAMNVAMWDNAMTQENVAALLSHKRFTMVGPGAGLLACGDVGEGRLADVPNIVAAVAARFSPGPLAGRRVLLTAGPTREFLDPVRFISNPSTGKMGLALAHAARSQGATVTLVLGPVGAVDRTGLEVVDVVSAEDMAREVLSRVEAADVFIATAAVSDWRPETRAPQKVKKGATPAPENLRLVRTPDVLAEASRRVAGQGHRPLLVGFAAETERVEEHAREKLERKGLDAIVANDVTAPGAGFGTETNRVTVLTRSGARQELQGSKDAVARGILDLLRTLPRPGQGG, translated from the coding sequence ATGGACGCATCGGCACTGAAGGGCCGTCGCATCATCGTGGGCGTGGGCGGCGGCATCGCCGCGTACAAGGCGTGTGAGCTGGTGCGCGAGCTGGGGCGCGCCGGCGCCGAGGTCCGGGTGGCCATGACGGAGGCGGCGCGGCAGTTCGTCACCCCGCTGACCTTCCAGGCGCTCAGCGGGCACCCCGTCCTCACGGACTATTTCGACCCCTCGCAGGAGGGGAACTTCGGCCACCTCGACCTCGCGCGCTGGGCGGAGGCCTTCGTGGTCGCTCCCGCGACGGCGGACCTGCTGGCGCGGCTGCGCGCGGGCATGGCGAACGACGCGGTGACGACGTCGCTGCTCGCCTTCCGGGGCCCCGTCGTGCTGGCCCCGGCGATGAACGTCGCCATGTGGGACAACGCGATGACGCAGGAGAACGTCGCGGCCCTGTTGTCGCACAAGCGCTTCACGATGGTCGGCCCCGGAGCGGGGCTGCTGGCCTGTGGCGACGTGGGGGAGGGGCGGCTGGCAGATGTGCCCAACATCGTCGCGGCGGTGGCGGCGCGGTTCTCGCCCGGGCCGCTGGCGGGCAGGCGCGTGCTGCTGACGGCGGGGCCCACGCGTGAGTTCCTCGACCCCGTCCGCTTCATCTCGAACCCCTCCACCGGGAAGATGGGCCTGGCGCTCGCGCACGCGGCCAGGTCTCAGGGCGCCACCGTGACGCTGGTGCTGGGGCCGGTGGGGGCGGTGGACCGGACGGGCCTGGAGGTGGTGGACGTGGTGTCCGCGGAGGACATGGCTCGCGAGGTGCTTTCGCGCGTCGAGGCCGCGGACGTCTTCATCGCCACGGCGGCGGTGAGTGACTGGCGCCCCGAGACGCGGGCGCCGCAGAAGGTGAAGAAGGGCGCGACGCCCGCTCCGGAGAACCTGCGCCTGGTGCGCACGCCGGACGTGCTCGCGGAGGCGTCCAGGCGGGTGGCGGGACAGGGCCACAGGCCGTTGCTGGTGGGCTTCGCCGCGGAGACGGAGCGGGTCGAAGAGCACGCGCGCGAGAAGCTGGAGCGCAAGGGTCTGGACGCCATCGTCGCCAACGACGTCACGGCTCCCGGCGCGGGGTTCGGGACGGAGACCAACCGGGTGACGGTGTTGACGCGCTCGGGAGCGCGACAGGAGCTCCAGGGGAGCAAGGACGCCGTGGCCCGGGGCATCCTCGACCTCTTGCGAACCCTCCCTCGACCGGGGCAGGGCGGGTGA